In Halogeometricum sp. S1BR25-6, a single genomic region encodes these proteins:
- a CDS encoding HalOD1 output domain-containing protein, whose translation MDETPDDAIIQRQLRTSAEEPAVQVAEIVAELEGTAADRLEPTYTQIDHMLDHLFSNPPAPEAQVEVTFTYEGYRITVGQSGRAQFVKV comes from the coding sequence ATGGATGAGACGCCGGACGACGCGATAATTCAGCGACAGCTACGGACGAGCGCCGAGGAGCCGGCGGTACAGGTGGCCGAAATCGTTGCCGAGTTGGAGGGAACCGCTGCGGACCGACTCGAACCGACGTATACGCAGATCGACCACATGCTGGACCACCTGTTCTCGAACCCGCCCGCGCCGGAGGCGCAGGTGGAGGTGACGTTCACCTACGAGGGCTACCGCATCACGGTCGGACAGAGCGGACGCGCGCAGTTCGTGAAAGTGTGA
- a CDS encoding DUF402 domain-containing protein, producing the protein MSEEESGPASEPEPESARVRVRGIYTTALTRLLLEAGHEVVQASEPIRDRFEAEFEDGHHEVTAATTDDRRGVGVHGDADAVGSVTDLLGAVGIDTFVWADPAPPGAVFDARVTETKGSGAVCSLGESEGFLPFREADERIEEGDAVRVQVRDPEPPWSDRRASLGTGVRAGAGLATLVRGRDGVTVDTRDDAAGRELVGMTDFLSVDLPEGWGIEWSHAATKADMDALGAALERAVDRAEAMDDALADADDDPEPLRRLAVPGAGRWVWFGRESRFALDEHRRDVETTMPGHHRTKASCEAASAGVDFVEAMCAPSGEFPFGVVTRQFGPVEGDRVAIGHGKPDGRAFQLGRGEVVEWDADGTLSVERSLSGGGTYDALGTPRESGDTALTKFREGRWWYPTVYRSADGDLKGTYVNVCTPVECFPDEARYVDLHVDVIKHPDGTVERVDDDELDAAVEAGNVGEDLAEKARSVASSLENALSK; encoded by the coding sequence ATGAGCGAGGAGGAATCCGGGCCCGCCTCCGAACCCGAACCCGAGTCCGCGCGCGTCCGCGTCCGCGGCATCTACACGACGGCCCTGACACGCCTCCTGTTGGAGGCCGGCCACGAGGTGGTGCAGGCCTCCGAACCCATCCGCGACCGCTTTGAGGCGGAGTTCGAGGACGGCCACCACGAGGTGACGGCGGCGACGACGGACGACCGGCGGGGAGTCGGCGTCCACGGCGACGCCGACGCCGTCGGGTCCGTGACGGACCTACTCGGAGCCGTCGGTATCGATACGTTCGTCTGGGCCGACCCCGCGCCGCCGGGCGCCGTCTTCGACGCCCGCGTGACGGAGACGAAAGGCTCCGGAGCGGTCTGCTCGCTCGGTGAGTCGGAGGGCTTCCTCCCGTTCCGCGAGGCGGACGAACGAATCGAGGAGGGCGACGCCGTCCGCGTGCAGGTTCGCGACCCGGAACCGCCGTGGAGCGACCGGAGAGCGTCGCTCGGAACCGGCGTGCGCGCCGGCGCGGGACTCGCGACGCTGGTTCGCGGACGCGACGGCGTCACGGTGGACACCCGCGACGACGCCGCCGGACGCGAACTCGTCGGCATGACCGACTTCCTCTCCGTCGACCTACCGGAGGGATGGGGCATCGAGTGGTCGCACGCGGCCACGAAGGCCGACATGGACGCCCTCGGCGCGGCCCTCGAACGCGCAGTCGACCGCGCCGAAGCGATGGACGACGCCCTCGCGGACGCGGACGACGACCCCGAACCGCTCCGGCGACTCGCCGTTCCCGGGGCGGGCCGGTGGGTCTGGTTCGGTCGCGAGTCGCGTTTCGCGTTGGACGAGCACCGGCGGGACGTGGAGACGACGATGCCGGGTCACCACCGGACGAAAGCCTCCTGCGAGGCCGCCAGCGCCGGGGTGGACTTCGTGGAGGCGATGTGCGCTCCCTCGGGGGAGTTCCCGTTCGGCGTGGTGACGCGACAGTTCGGTCCCGTCGAGGGTGACAGGGTCGCCATCGGGCACGGCAAGCCCGACGGGCGGGCGTTCCAGTTGGGCCGGGGCGAGGTGGTCGAGTGGGACGCCGACGGAACTCTCTCCGTGGAGCGGTCGCTCTCCGGCGGCGGGACGTACGACGCCCTCGGAACGCCGCGGGAGTCGGGCGACACCGCCCTGACGAAGTTCCGCGAGGGTCGGTGGTGGTATCCGACCGTCTACCGGAGCGCCGACGGCGACCTGAAGGGGACGTACGTGAACGTCTGCACGCCCGTCGAGTGCTTCCCCGACGAGGCGCGCTACGTCGACCTGCACGTCGACGTGATAAAACACCCCGACGGGACGGTCGAACGCGTCGACGACGACGAACTGGACGCGGCGGTCGAAGCGGGGAACGTCGGCGAGGACCTCGCCGAGAAGGCGCGGTCGGTGGCGTCGAGTCTGGAGAACGCGCTCTCGAAGTGA
- a CDS encoding DUF7532 family protein yields the protein MHFDQRTQAALRDAGLTTEEIRTASDAVADAVERDAETIRAFFEDGGTMYSDMEMAHSADEIQEHEVEFVDLFTHGSDLRGYLRFDSWGVPVEGGRVLNDETVELSLGPTVDARVRFARDPDSLR from the coding sequence ATGCACTTCGACCAACGCACGCAGGCCGCCCTCCGCGACGCCGGCCTCACGACCGAGGAGATTCGAACCGCCTCCGACGCCGTCGCCGACGCGGTCGAACGCGACGCCGAGACCATCCGCGCGTTCTTCGAGGACGGCGGAACGATGTACTCCGACATGGAGATGGCCCACAGCGCCGACGAGATACAGGAACACGAGGTGGAGTTCGTCGACCTGTTCACGCACGGCAGCGACCTGCGGGGCTACCTCCGCTTCGACTCGTGGGGCGTTCCCGTCGAGGGCGGACGAGTGTTGAACGACGAGACGGTCGAACTGTCGCTCGGACCGACCGTCGACGCCCGCGTCCGGTTTGCCCGCGACCCGGACTCGTTGCGATGA